GCTCTGAGAAAAGggatcagagattttaccagagaaaacactgtagcaatctgaACTAACTTTGTAACCATTATCACTGTCACTCAAGAAATAATAAGTTGAAGCTCCTCGGACTAGTGCCAAGGATTGAATTGCTTGCTCAAGtccatatttgttttacttattcaTTCTTTAAATCATCTTCAACTGTTGTTACACTCATTAAAGCCCAGTTCTTctacccactctctacaaatttattgtattgagcTTGCTAGGCTTAAATTCACTTATCCCTTAGGAAAAGTGCTCAAACCCAatccctacaatatatataggTTATCCTGGTATAACAGCATATGCTGGTTTCTATGAAATTTGTTCTCCTAAGAAAGGAGAATATGTCTTGGTTTCATCTGCTTCCGGCACAGTTGCTCAGCTCGTTGGACAATTCACAAAGTTGATGGGTTGCTATGTGGTTGAAAGTGCAGGAAGTCAACAAAAGGTCTTCTcactcttttttaattttttattaaaagatctAGTAACTTATTATATTGTATAGAtaacatataataaaatatgCAATCTCATgtttcaattatatattttttcctatatttctagtgtttttagaaattaaatatctcatcctttttgttttgttttgtttttatttaattttttataacaatattggcatatattattttagtgattaattaattttaaaatcctaattcctaaaaaaagaaagaaagtaatatcAGGATAATTCCTTTAGTTATATAATTTCTAGGGAATCTTTTTGTTGTGTAGCTTCCTGGAAATTAGTACTGATCGATTGCTTTCCCTTTGACCACTGTGTGCTTTTAAATTGTTCATGGGATATACATGTGTAATAAATAACAAGTGATGTCAAGGTACtagaattttattataagaacattataaattgatatattagttTATAAATTCGAAGTaaactttaattgaaaattgactattataaatccggtttaaaacactaatattactattttcgtacgtgttctaataagtattattatttactcaaaaaaaaaagaagaagggatgTTTATAAACCCGTTGTTTATAATTccagtctacaactacaaatgTTAGACCCTTTTGTAGTTATACTCtaattatgtaatgtattataaacccggtttaaaacactagtattactattttcgtgcatattctaataagtattattgtttactaaaaaaaagggGATGTTTATCCtacattggttgtgtgtgtttAATGTCCGTTGTTTATAACCccagtctacaactacaaaggttagaccccttttgtagttgtactctgattatgtaatgtattataaacccgatttaaaatactagtattactattttcgtgcGTAtcctaataagtattattgtttactaaaaaaataattgaaaattgactaattttattataagagcattataaatttatacattAGTTTATAAATTCAAAGCaaactttaattgaaaattgaCGTGACAGTGACAATTTAACTACTAATGTATCACCattttaatttgtctttttttttttaataattgttttttgaaaCCATTTACACTAGTcatcaagtattgaaacttgTAATACTTtatatcatttttcatttatatattaaaCTAACATTATGGGAATTTAGAACTTTTTGAATTTCTGACTATTTATCAACTTTGTGTAGTCACCATCTAAATTTTCATATCTAATTCTCTCTTGGagccttctcaaaaaaaaaaaaaaaaaaatctctctttgaGAGCAAGTGGTATGAAATACGTTGCCATGTCTCTACTGATGTTCTGGAAATAGCGTACATATGAAATAAttactttccttttttatttcttggtAAAGGATAGATGGTGCTAATTgcaggacaaaatgggcttctgcccttttccaCAAAACTAATTAGTCTTTTGCcattcttcccaaactaaatagggaaatgcccctcttttgaaactcgattttttcaaaatcgagttaaatcctatagtgacgtttttaaggacctatagtgacgtttttaaggacctatagtggcgtttcgtaacttgatatccataaaatcgagttataggcaataaaattgcctataactcgattttgtgaatatcaagttataaaacgtcactataggttcttcaaacgtcactataggtccttaaaaacgttactatagggctttagaatttttttttttttaactcgattttgagaaagtcgagtttcaaaagaggggcatttccctatttagattgggaagaagggcaaaaggctaattagttttgtggaaaagggcaaaagcccattttgtccgcTAATTGCATATATAACATCTGTTAAATGAATACTTATTTGTTGTCTTCAATCAGGTTGATTTATTGAAGAACAAGTTTTGGTTCGATGAGGCTTTCAATTATAAAGAGGAGTGCGATTTGAATGCTGCTTTGAAAAGGTCAGTACTTGCTACTGTGTCACGCACATGTGGTACCAATCTAAAATGTCACCATAAGCTTTTAAAGCTCACTTTTTTctacatgatatatatatatagttatattaatttttctctttaatgTTACAAAATAGGGTTAAACTATATAAAATCATAGTTGTTTGGTATAAAGTGATccaataatactaaaaaaatttatcttctctaaagaaattttatttaaaaatatagttatttttCACAAATTGTGTTATCTaactctttatttattaatacaaTACACATTACCATTGGTTTCTCTTTTGGCATGGCAGGTATTTCCCGAATGGTATTGACATTTACTTTGAGAACGTAGGAGGGAAAATGCTTGATGCAGTTCTTCTAAACATGAGAGACCACGGGCGCATAGCTGGATGTGGAATGACCTCAACACACAATCTTGATGAGCCTGAAAGGATTAAAAATTTGATGTTTATCATATACAAGCGAATTCGTATGGAAGGATTTTCAGCCATTGAATACTTTCACCTCTATCCCAAGTTCCTAGACCACATATTGCCATACATTAGAGAATCAAAGATAGTTTATGTGGAAGACTTAGCTGAAGGCCTTGAGAATGGGGCAGCAGCTCTCCTAGGACTCTTTAGTGGCTGCAATGTTGGAAAACAAGTACTTGTAGTTTCTCGTGAATAAGAGCACGTTCAGACAGTAaattgttagggacatattttacgtaattgactaatcctttgacaaaatatactttacttgtaattgggtagatctaggatgtgtttaagacttcaagaaacatgttgttcaagtcaagtgttaaaaccataaAGATCtgactaagaaacaagtgaagaagagcTGTTCATTAATGCTCAACAACAATCTCGACAGAAATACttttatcgagatttaatgttgaagctcgacataagctgtatctgtcgagaattacgaaattagaCTTTTCAGATCTAATTACACGCATATTCTTGTGTGTTTgtgtagagtttcttttctcacaaccctagacatatataaggattattttaagggccgtcataagagataaaaaaattaatacatgcAGATAGTGatctagttcatcattctttcTAAAGAAGCTATTGCGTCTTTACActaagggttttgtaaccaaagaactttctgatcttcattgttgatgaagtgaagaactttgcagccaaaatcttcttcaagttggtggagttagtcatgtactaggatctGTGCATCATTCGTTaatcacgtactgggattcgtgcattgaacggAGAAATtgccgctacaatacaagttcaattgggtattagggtaagggttcaactgtaggttggtatttcgagATAGGTCAAAGGGTTTGGTAaaatttcttatacttgtaaccacttgtgattgataatagtggattcttaagagtggtgatcttaaattcATTTGGTGGGATTTTGCCTTGaaggttttccctatttgtaaacaaatcattgtttcaaatttaatttccattgcatttagttttagttggtgatttgtttgtgctaccatgccattgcatgtaatttgactaattaattaacttcggtaattaattaatttgtaaggggtcaattcattttaacccaacataAATGATTTGGAATAAAATCCTATGCATGTATTTGACAATTGGTTAATTTTGTATTccaatttcatatatatacatttagagAAGATTAATAAAtgatatgttattttttaaggattttttatatttataattattatatgcaAAGAGGGGTTTGTATTTATTGAGATATATTAATTCTTAATATTATTCTACATATATTAAGGAATAGTTATTGTTATTCTCTTGGAGATAGATAACTATTCATTGGTTTAATAGCATTCACACTATCCCCaagggaattttttttactaaaatgatAGAAGTatattaatcaaaagaaaatacaaaagaaattaaGCCTAGCCCAGGAGTTTTACAATATTGAAATCGGCCCAAAGAACAATTGATCTATTACTCCAGAAGcaccaaaacttaaaaaaaaaaaaaaaaaaaaaaaaaaaaggtagattCATAAACAGATATTTCATCTGTGGGGGAGGAACTTGGCAAGTCTCTGATATTCTTTGAGCACGGAGTCTGCCTGCTTAAAAATCTCACTCGGGTGGGTTTGAACATGCTTAAACTGGAAGCGGTTACGAGCATTCCACAAAGACCACGACGTTATAGACCATGACGTTATAACCCACAGCTTGAGTTCCTTTCTATCAAGGCTTTGTATCATATGACGTGCAAGCATGAAGAAATTCTTGGCCACAGAATTGCTCTTTTGCAACTTACCCCAAACCAAAGCCCAAACGTTACTGGCAAACGGGCACTCCCACAGAATAGACTTTGTTGTTTCATCCTTTTGGCCATGAAAGAAGCACTTAGGGTCGATTTGCACTTTCTGCCAAGCAAGTTTGGATTTTGTAGGTAGAACATTGTAGCAAGCTCTCCACATAAAGGTCCAAACCTTCGGAGGGACGTTTAGGGATCATAATCTCTTCCATAGGCCCTGATCTTGTGCGACGGAGGAGTGCTCCTTAGAGGGAGGATGGCTGAGCCAGAGAGCCACTTGATATGCAATCTTCACTGTAAACTCCTAGGGCTTATTTTCCTTCCACATCAACTTATCTCTTGTGTTCAACCTTAATCCTCAAAATATCTTCCACTGTGGCTTGAGTGAAGGTGGTAGTGAGGATGGTTCAATCCCACTAGTGGGTCACCTCACTGATCAAGTCACAGACTCTCAAGTCTTTATCTGCCCCATCACAAAAACGTGGGGGGTGTGGTAGCCACTTATGAGAGCTGATACTAATGGATCACCCATCGCCCACTTCCCATACAGACCCTTCCCTAATCATGTCATGAGCTTGCAATAGGCTCCTCCAAACAAAAGATGGGTTCGAGCCTAACTCAACCTCCATAAAAGAGTAATGGGGAAAGTACCTTGCCTTATACACCTAGTAGAACAATGAAAGTGTCTCCTT
The Quercus lobata isolate SW786 chromosome 10, ValleyOak3.0 Primary Assembly, whole genome shotgun sequence DNA segment above includes these coding regions:
- the LOC115965149 gene encoding 2-alkenal reductase (NADP(+)-dependent)-like translates to MASVRKEVSNKQLILRDYVTGSPKESDMYVKTSTIKLEIPNGSKAVLLKNLYLSCDPVMRICMNRAEDSIFTSYTPISALFGHGEAVWMAYFRNSILTSKVLDSRHLDYKEGDSVWGPAVWEEYSLVEEPNLTKIHHIDVPLSYYTGILSYPGITAYAGFYEICSPKKGEYVLVSSASGTVAQLVGQFTKLMGCYVVESAGSQQKVDLLKNKFWFDEAFNYKEECDLNAALKRYFPNGIDIYFENVGGKMLDAVLLNMRDHGRIAGCGMTSTHNLDEPERIKNLMFIIYKRIRMEGFSAIEYFHLYPKFLDHILPYIRESKIVYVEDLAEGLENGAAALLGLFSGCNVGKQVLVVSRE